A genomic segment from Hypanus sabinus isolate sHypSab1 chromosome 8, sHypSab1.hap1, whole genome shotgun sequence encodes:
- the LOC132398475 gene encoding uncharacterized protein LOC132398475: MILNRIHTAIHPKLRFNQNGFQQKCTTVMQILALRRIIKKVKKNNLPAVLTFIDFRKAFDSIHRGEMLKILKAYEVPDHLLRTIESSYTETMAEVVSPDGEIAVFELLAAVLQGDTLAPYIFIIVLDYALRQATKVHDKLGFTIKPARTERIRPVMLTDLDFAEGIVLLSDQMEEAQQLLTKVEIECNKVGLHLNAKKTEYMAFNCNEGILKTVKNDTIKKVLDFKYLGSRMLSLKKDIKIRKVLAWSGMNDMKEIWSSNLTRGLKKRIFLAVIVHSHVRMRDVDTHQDHAKVTRWLLYTNAPDGS, from the coding sequence ATGATCTTGAACAGGATTCACACCGCCATTCACCCTAAGCTGAGATTCAATCAGAATGGTTTTCAGCAGAAGTGCACAACAGTAATGCAAATACTTGCTCTCCGTAGAATCATCAAGAAAGTCAAgaagaacaacctaccagccgtgCTTACTTTCATCGATTTTCGCAAAGCTTTTGACTCCATTCACCGAGGTGAAATGCTGAAGATCCTGAAAGCTTACGAAGTTCCAGACCATCTGCTGAGAACAATAGAGTCAAGCTATACCGAGACCATGGCGGAAGTTGTATCACCAGATGGAGAAATAGCAGTGTTTGAGCTCCTAGCTGCTGTGCTGCAAGGAGACACTCTGGCACCCTACATCTTTATAATCGTCCTTGATTACGCTCTACGTCAagctaccaaagttcatgacaagCTTGGTTTTACCATAAAACCAGCACGAACCGAAAGGATCAGACCAGTTATGCTCACAGATCTCGATTTTGCAGAAGGCATagtcctgctctctgaccagatggaggaagcacagcagctactGACAAAAGTGGAAATTGAGTGCAATAAAGTTGGACTTCACCTAAATGCTAAAAAGACAGAGTACATGGCATTCAATTGCAATGAAGGTATTCTCAAGACTGtaaagaatgataccattaagaaagtcttagacttcAAGTACCTCGGGTCAAGAATGCTGAGTTTGAAGAAGGACATAAAGATACGGAAGGTGTTGGCGTGGAGCGGTATGAACGATATGAAGGAAATCTGGAGTTCGAACCTGACCAGAGGACTCAAAAAGAGGATCTTCCTAGCAGTCATAGTCCATTCTCACGTACGGATGCGAGAcgtggacactcaccaagaccatgcgaaagtcactagatggttgctatacacaaatgctccggatggctcttga